A genomic stretch from Bordetella sp. N includes:
- a CDS encoding DUF3999 domain-containing protein, producing MMSSSLAQSSCSGGQAGPRSPAGPGRAWPAALLGAASLCAALATASSAGAAQLVQRYALEQLASAPYYQVTLNDAVYAASHRGDLSDLRILNSAGEPVPYTFDSAVPPAQAATVKALRWFALPATGAGAANPADTAADQALNVTIGPDGGLRAAARPPAPATRGGDVIDLGADGAPLSALLIHLQDSAWQGRVEVSTSGDLRDWTPVIQAPLLKAVNGGATLVQERVELDGLRSRYVRLRWPDGAPILAGVEGEFAAVDTTPPTRAWRSGIETRNGAAAGEYLFDTGGAYPVDRVQFDLPQTNTVARGQLYSRPDAQAPWRLVAEGQLLRLQPASATADEQRNPPWAVGTAAGYDYAGASAGHTSAGRVDTDRQWRLLVDTRGGGLGSGRPTVALGWRSTVVTFVARGSGPFVLAVGDPAWGPAAVSLAELMPANAGAPAAMRIGRELAPMPASVIANPDAGDSKRRYVLWIVLIAAVGLLGVMAWRLSRSTPRAGQ from the coding sequence ATGATGTCGTCGTCATTAGCGCAGAGTTCGTGCTCCGGCGGCCAGGCTGGGCCGAGGAGCCCGGCTGGGCCAGGACGCGCGTGGCCCGCAGCGCTGCTGGGCGCTGCAAGCCTCTGCGCCGCGCTCGCCACGGCCAGCTCCGCCGGCGCCGCGCAACTGGTGCAACGCTATGCGCTGGAGCAGCTGGCCAGCGCGCCGTATTACCAGGTGACCTTGAATGACGCCGTCTACGCCGCCAGCCACCGCGGTGACCTGAGCGATCTGCGCATCCTGAACAGCGCCGGCGAGCCGGTGCCTTATACCTTCGACAGTGCCGTCCCGCCGGCGCAGGCCGCTACCGTGAAAGCCCTGCGCTGGTTCGCGCTGCCGGCCACGGGGGCGGGTGCAGCGAACCCCGCGGACACGGCCGCCGACCAGGCGCTCAACGTGACGATAGGCCCCGATGGCGGATTGCGCGCGGCGGCCCGGCCACCGGCACCGGCCACCCGCGGCGGCGACGTCATCGACCTGGGCGCGGACGGCGCGCCGCTGTCCGCCCTGTTGATCCATCTGCAGGACAGCGCGTGGCAAGGCCGCGTCGAGGTTTCCACCAGCGGCGATTTGCGCGACTGGACACCCGTGATCCAGGCGCCGCTGCTGAAGGCCGTCAACGGCGGCGCCACGCTGGTGCAGGAGCGCGTGGAGCTGGACGGCTTGCGCAGCCGCTATGTACGCCTGCGCTGGCCTGACGGTGCTCCCATCCTGGCTGGCGTCGAAGGCGAATTCGCAGCTGTCGACACGACGCCGCCCACGCGGGCATGGCGGAGCGGGATTGAAACGCGCAACGGCGCGGCGGCGGGCGAATATCTTTTCGATACTGGCGGCGCGTATCCCGTGGACCGTGTGCAGTTCGATCTGCCGCAGACCAATACGGTGGCGCGCGGCCAGCTGTACTCGCGGCCCGATGCCCAGGCGCCCTGGCGTCTGGTGGCCGAGGGGCAGTTGCTGCGGCTGCAGCCGGCTTCGGCGACGGCCGACGAACAGCGCAATCCGCCGTGGGCGGTGGGGACCGCAGCGGGCTACGACTATGCCGGCGCTTCTGCCGGCCACACCTCAGCCGGCCGCGTCGATACAGACCGTCAATGGCGGTTGTTGGTGGATACGCGCGGGGGCGGTTTGGGGAGTGGGCGGCCCACGGTGGCGCTTGGCTGGCGGTCCACGGTAGTGACGTTCGTCGCGCGCGGGTCGGGGCCTTTCGTTCTTGCGGTTGGCGATCCCGCGTGGGGTCCCGCCGCGGTATCGCTGGCGGAGTTGATGCCGGCCAACGCCGGCGCGCCCGCCGCGATGCGGATCGGCCGGGAACTGGCGCCGATGCCGGCCAGCGTTATCGCCAACCCCGACGCTGGCGATTCGAAGCGCCGTTATGTCCTGTGGATCGTCCTGATCGCAGCCGTCGGCCTGCTCGGTGTCATGGCATGGCGCCTGTCCCGCTCAACGCCACGCGCCGGGCAATAG